Sequence from the Guyparkeria hydrothermalis genome:
ACCAGCTCTTCGCGCAGCTCGTCGACGGATTTTTCACGCAATTCTGTTGCAGTCATCACATCACCAACCGTGTTACGAACGTGGTCTTCACGGGCAGCTTGGCGGAGGCACGCTCGAAAGCTTCACGTGCAACGTCCTCGCTGACCCCCTCGATTTCGTACAGCATCTTGCCCGGCTGCACCTTGGCAACCCAGTGCTCGACGCTGCCCTTACCCTTACCCATACGGACTTCCAGGGGCTTCTGGGTAATCGGGGTGTCCGGGAAGATCCGGATCCAGATCTTACCGCCCCGCTTCACGTGACGAGAGATGGCGCGACGACCAGCCTCGATCTGACGGGAAGTAATATTTCCGCGCTCAAGCGTCTTCAGGCCGAACTCGCCAAAGCTAACCTTGTTGCCGTTGTTGGCAACGCCGCGGTTCTTGCCCTTGAACTGCTTGCGGAATTTTGTGCGTTTTGGCAGCAGCATTTTTCAAAGCTCCACTTCAATTCGTTGATCAGGCGGCCGACTTGCCGTCGTCGCTGCCCGGCACACCGAACACCTCGCCTTTGAAAATCCAGACCTTGACACCAATGATGCCGTAGGTGGTCTGGGCCTCTGCCATGCCGTAGTCGATGTCCGCACGCAGGGTGTGCAGCGGCACGCGGCCTTCGCGGTACCACTCGGTACGCGCGATCTCGGCGCCACCCAGGCGACCGGCCACGTTGACCTTCACGCCACCGGCGCCGAGGCGCATGGTGGTTTGCACGGCGCGCTTCATGGCGCGACGGAACATCACGCGGCGCTCGAGCTGCTGAGCGATCGATTCGGCGACCAGCTGCGCGTCGAGCTCCGGCTTGCGGATCTCTTCGACGGAGACCTTCACCGCGCTGCGCTCCAGGCCCAGCATCGGGGCGATCTCGGTGCGCAGGCGCTCGATGTCCTCACCCTTGCGGCCGATGACGATGCCCGGACGCGCGGTGTGGATGGTGACCGCGGCCGAACGGGCCGGGCGCTCGATCTGCACACGCGAGACGGACGCATCCTTCAGACGCTGACGGATGTACTTGCGCGTACGCACGTCCTGCTCGAGGTGTTCGGAAAAACTCTTGTTATCGGCGTACCAGCGAGAGCTCCAGTCGGAGGAGATCCCAAGCCGGAAGCCTACCGGATGTACTTTGTGACCCATGACTGCTCCTTAGCGCTCGCTGACGACGACTTTGATGTGGCTGGTCCGCTTGAGGATCCGCACACCGCGGCCTTTCGCCCGCGCACGGAATCGCTTCAGAGTCGGGCCTTCGTCGACCATGATCTCGGAGATGCACAGACGATCGACGTCCGCGCCCTCGTTGTTCTCCGCGTTGGCGATCGCCGACTCGACGACCTTGCGGATGATCGCGGCACCCTTCTTGGTCGAGAACTGGAGATCTTCCAGGGCCGAGGCGACGTTCGCGCCACGCACCTGGTCGGCTACCAGACGAGCCTTCTGCGGGGAGATCCGGGCAAACCGGTGTAGTGCTTGTGCTTGCATCACGGAACCTCCTTAACGCTTGGCTTTCTTATCGGCGGCATGACCACGGTAAGTGCGCGTGGGTGCGTACTCGCCGAGTTTCTGGCCAACCATGTTCTCGTTGATCAGCACCGGAACGTGCTGACGACCGTTGTGCACCGCGATGGTCAACCCGATCATGTCGGGAAGGATCATCGAGCGGCGCGACCAGGTCTTTATGGGCCGGCGGCTGTTGGCGGCCGCGGCCTCTTCCACTTTCTGCATCAGGTGATGGTCCACGAAAGGACCTTTCTTGAGTGAACGTGGCACCTTGAAGCCCTCTTGATTGCGTTATTTCTTGTTACGACGGCGAACGATGTACTTGTCAGTACGCTTGTTCGTACGCGTCTTGTAACCCTTGGTCGGCACGCCCCACGGGGTGACCGGGTGACGACCACCGGAGGTGCGACCCTCACCACCACCGTGCGGGTGGTCGACCGGGTTCATCACCACACCGCGAACGGTCGGACGAACGCCGCGCCAGCGCTTCGCGCCCGCCTTGCCGAGCTGACGCAGGCTGTGCTCCTGGTTGGAGACCTCGCCTACGGTCGCGCGGCACTCGGTCAGCACCTTGCGCATCTCGCCCGAACGCAGGCGGATGGTGGCGTAGGAGCCTTCACGAGCGACCAGCTGAGCGGCACCGCCGGCACTACGCGCCAGCTGAGCGCCCTTGCCCGGCTTGAGCTCGATCGCGTGGATGGTGGTACCAACCGGGATCGAGTACAGCGGCAGGGCGTTGCCCGGCTTGATCGGCGCCTCGACACCGGACACCACGGTTTGACCCGCCTTCACGCCGCGCGGAGCGACGATGTAGCGGCGCTCACCGTCGGCGTACTTCAGCAGCGCAATGTGCGCCGAGCGGTTCGGGTCGTGCTCGATCCGCTCAACCTGGGCGGTGATGCCGTCCTTGTTGCGCTTGAAGTCGATCTTCCGGTAGTGGTGCTTGTGACCACCGCCAATGTGACGGGTGGTGATGCGACCGGCGTTGTTACGGCCGCCCGAACCATGCTTCTTCTCGAGCAGCGGCGCATAGGCCTTGCCCTTGTAGAGACCGGAACGATCGGTCTCGACGACGCCACGGCGACCCGGAGAAGTCGGTTTTGCAACTTTGATAGCCATTAGTTGATTCCCCTTCGTTTAGCCGGCCGCGCCGAAGTCGATGGTCTGCCCTTCGGCTAGCGTGACGTACGCCTTCTTGGTGTCAGCACGACGACCCGCCATGCCACGGAAGCGACGCACCTTGCCGCGCTGGTTCGCAACCTGGACGGCCTTGACGCTCACCTCGAAGACCTGCTCGACGGCGGCCTTGATCTCCGGCTTGGAAGCCGTGGTGGCGACCTGGAACACGTACTGATTGAACTCGCCGGCGCGGGCGGTCTTCTCGGTGACCACCGGGGCGCGCAGCACGTCGTAAAGCTTTTCCGAATTCATGACAGCCACTCCTCAACCATCTTCAGGGCGCCCTGGGTGATGACCACGTGATCCGCGTCCACCAGGCTGACCGGCTCGAGGGTACCGGCGGTGCGGTAACCCAGCTCGACCACGTTGCGCGAACCCAGCAGCAGCGCCTCGTCCATCGCCTCGGTGACGATCAGGCGCTTGCCCTTGTCCAGACCGAGGTCATTGAGCGCCTTCACGACCTGCTTGGTCTTCGGCGCGTCGACGGTGAGCGACTCGACCACGACCAGACGGTCCTGACGCAGCAGCTCGGAAAAGATCGAACGCATCGCGGCGCGGTAGGCCTTGCGGTTCATCTTCTGCGAGAAGTCGCGCGGACGAGCGGCGAAGGTGACACCACCGGTGCGCCAGATCGGCCCACGAGTGGTACCGGCGCGAGCGCGGCCGGTGCCTTTCTGGCGCCACGGCTTGGTGTTGCCACCGGAAACCTCGGCACGGCTCAGCTGCTTCTTGGAGCCGGCACGGCCGCCGGCGAGGTAAGCAACCACGGCCTGATGCACCAGCGCTTCGTTGTATTCCCGGCCGAAGACCTGATCGGAGACGTTCAGCGCGGAACCATTCTTTACTTGGATATCCATACCTGCCGACCTCACGCTTTGATCTTGACCGAGGGACGAACGAGCACGTCGCCACCGGTGGCGCCCGGAACGGCACCCTTCACCAGCAGCAGACCCTTCTCGGCATCCACGCGGACCACTTTCAGGTTCATCGCGGAGACACGCTCGTCACCCATGTGACCGGCCATCTTCTTGCCCTTGAACACGCGACCCGGGGTCTGGTTCTGACCGATGGAACCCGGCACACGGTGCGAGAGCGAGTTACCGTGAGTGGCATCCTGGGTACGGAAGTTGTGACGCTTAACGGTACCGGCAAAGCCTTTACCCTTGCTGGTGCCCGTCACATCAACCGAAGGCACGTCGGCGAAGATCTCGACAGTGATCTCGCTGCCCGACTCGTAGTTCGCCAGCACGTCCTCGTCGACACGGAACTCGCGAACAGCGCGACCGGCGGCAACCTCGGCCTTGGCAAAATGCCCGGCCATCGGCTTGGTCACGCGATTGGGACGGCGCTCGCCCACGGTCACCTGGAGGGCGGTGTAACCGTCGACATCCTGAACCTTCTTCTGAGTCACACGGTTCGGCTCGACCTCGATGACGGTCACCGGCGTGGATACGCCGGAGTCGTCAAATACTCGGGTCATGCCGACCTTGCGACCGACAACACCTAAAGCCATTGTTGTTTCCTCTTATGTACTTCGGCGCCGATTTCGATTGACCGGATCGCCGGAAAAAACCAGCCCGACGCGCGTTTAGCACGCATCGGGCTGAACAAGAGCGCGGCACTATAACAGAAAACGCGCCGAGCCAAAAGCGTTTTGGCCGGCGCGTTCAGGCTGCTAGGAAGCGGATCAGTTCAGACGAATCTGGACGTCCACGCCAGCGGCCAGGTCAAGCTGCATCAACAGGTCAACCGTCTTGTCGGTCGGGTCGACGATGTCGAGTACGCGCTTGTGGGTGCGGATCTCGTACTGGTCACGCGCGTCCTTGTTGACGTGCGGGGAGGTCAGCACGGTGTACCGCTCCTTGCGGGTCGGCAGCGGGATCGGGCCTTTGATCCGCGCGCCACTGCGGCGCGCGGTCTCGACGATCTCCGCGGTAGAACGGTCGATCAGGCGGTGATCGAAGCTCTTCAGCCGGATGCGAATCGTTTGTCCTGCCATATCTGATTACTCGATGATCTTGGAAACGACGCCAGCGCCGACGGTGCGACCGCCTTCACGGACGGCAAAGCGCAGGCCTTCTTCCATCGCGATCGGTGCGATCAGCGTGACGGTCATCGCCACGTTGTCGCCCGGCATGACCATCTCGGTGCCTTCCGGCAGCTCGCAAGCGCCAGTCACGTCGGTGGTACGGAAGTAGAACTGCGGACGGTAGCCGTTGAAGAACGGGGTGTGACGACCACCCTCTTCCTTCGACAGGACGTAGACCTCGGCCTCGAACTGAGTGTGCGGCTTGATGGTGCCCGGCTTACACAGGACCTGGCCACGCTCGACTTCGTCGCGCTTGGTGCCACGCAGCAGTACGCCGATGTTGTCGCCAGCCTGACCTTCGTCGAGCAGCTTGCGGAACATCTCGACACCGGTAACGGTGGTCTTCTGGGTGTCCTTCAGACCAACGATCTCGATCTCTTCGCCCGTCTTGACGATGCCGCGCTCGACACGACCGGTAACGACAGTGCCGCGACCAGAGATGGAGAACACGTCCTCGACCGGCATGATGAAGTCGCCGTCGATGGCACGCTCCGGCTCCGGAATGTAGTCGTCCATCGCCTCGACCAGCTTGATGATCGCCTGGGAGCCGATTTCGGAGGTGTCGCCTTCCAGTGCCTTCAGGGCGGAACCGGTAACGATCGGGGTGTCGTCGCCCGGGAAGTCGTACTGGCTCAGCAGGTCACGAACTTCCATCTCGACCAGCTCGAGCAGCTCCGGATCGTCGACCATGTCTGCCTTGTTCAGGAAGACGACGATGAACGGAACGCCAACCTGACGCGAGAGCAGGATGTGCTCACGGGTCTGCGGCATCGGGCCGTCAGCGGCGGAAACCACCAGGATCGCGCCGTCCATCTGGGCGGCACCGGTGATCATGTTCTTGACGTAGTCGGCGTGACCCGGGCAGTCGACGTGGGCGTAGTGACGCTTCTCCGACTCGTACTCGACGTGCGAGGTGGAGATCGTGATGCCACGCGCCTTCTCTTCCGGCGCCTTGTCGATCTGGTCGAAGGCCATGCCCTGACCGCCGGATGCCTGCGACATCACGTGCGTGATCGCCGCGGTCAGCGTGGTCTTGCCGTGGTCAACGTGACCGATCGTGCCGACGTTTACGTGCGGCTTGGAACGTTCAAACTTTTCTTTGGACATGTCTTACATCCTCAACTGGAAACAAATTCAGGAGACCGCGGTGCCTCAGGAAGCGCCCTTGCTGACTTCCTCGACCACGCTCTTCGGTGCCTCGGCGTAACGGCCAAACTCCATCGAGTACGTCGCACGGCCCTGGGTTGCAGAACGCAGGTCGGTGGCGTAGCCGAACATCTCGGACAGCGGCACCTCGGCCTTGATCTGCTTGGAACCACCGGCGGTGTCTTCCATGCCCTGGACCATCCCGCGGCGACGGTTCACGTCACCGATGACGTCGCCCATGTACTCTTCCGGCGTCTCGATCTCGACGCTCATCATCGGCTCGAGCAGGGCCGGAGAGGCTTTCTGTGCGCCTTCCTTGAAGGCCATCGAACCGGCGACCTTGAACGCCATCTCGTTGGAGTCGACCTCGTGGTACGAGCCGTCGTACAGCGTGACCTTCACGTCGACCATCGGGTAACCCGCGATGACGCCGTTCTGCATCTGCTCCTCGACACCACGCTCGACGGCCGGGATGTACTCCTTCGGCACCACGCCACCAACGATCTGGTTGATGAACTCGAAGCCTTCGCCTTCCTCGTTCGGCTCGATGCGGAGCTTGACGTGACCGTACTGGCCGCGACCACCGGACTGGCGAACGAACTTGCCGTCCTGCTCGACCGATCCGCGGATCGTCTCGCGGTAGGCCACCTGCGGCTTGCCGATGTTCGCGTCCACCTTGAACTCGCGACGCATGCGGTCGACGAGGATCTCGAGGTGCAGCTCGCCCATGCCGGAAATGATGGTCTGGCCGGACTCTTCGTCGGTGCGGACACGGAAGGACGGATCCTCCTGGGCCAGACGACCGAGGGCCTGGGACATCTTTTCCTGGTCCGACTTGGTCTTCGGCTCGACGGCAACGGAGATAACCGGGTCCGGGAATTCCATCCGCTCGAGGATGATCGGATCCTTCGGATCACAAAGCGTCTCACCAGTGGTGACGTTCTTCAGACCGACCGCGGCGGCGATGTCGCCCGCGTAGACCGACTTGACCTCTTCACGGCTGTTGGAGTGCATCTGCAGGATACGGCCGATGCGCTCGCGGTTGCCCTTGGTCGAGTTCAGGATGCCGTCACCGGCGTTCACCACTCCCGAGTAGACACGGAAGAAGGCCAGCGAACCGACGAACGGATCGGTCATGATCTTGAACGCCAGGGCAGCGAACGGCTGGTCGTCGCCGGTCTTACGACGGGCTTCGGTGCCGTCCGGCAGTTCGCCCTTGATGTCCGGAACTTCGGTCGGAGCCGGCAGGTATTCGATGACCGCGTCGAGCAGACGCTGGATGCCCTTGTTCTTGAACGCGGTGCCGCAGAGCGCCGGGATGATCTCGTTCTCGAGCGTGCGCTGACGGATGCCCTGCTTGATCTCCTCGTCGGAGAGCTCGCCGTTCTCGAGGTACTTCTCCATCAGCTCTTCGGAGGACTCGGCGGCCGCTTCGATCATCTCTTCGCGGTACTGCTCGGCCTGCTCCTTGAGCTCTTCCGGAATCTCCCGCTCGTCATAGGTCATGCCCATGTCGTCGGTGTTCCAGTAGATCGCCTTCATGCGGATCAGGTCGACCACGCCCTCGAAGTTCTCCTCGGCACCGATCGGGATGACGATCGGCACCGGGTTCGCGCCCAGACGCTTCTTGAGCTGATCCATAACGCGGAAGAAATCGGAGCCCTGACGGTCCATCTTGTTGACGAACGCCAGACGCGGCACGCCGTACTTGTTGGCCTGGCGCCATACGGTCTCGGACTGGGGCTGAACGCCACCGACCGCACACAGAACGAACACGGCCCCGTCGAGAACCCGCAGCGAACGCTCCACCTCGATGGTGAAGTCCACGTGCCCCGGGGTATCGATGATGTTCAGGCGGTGCTTCTGGAACTGCTGATCCATCCCCTGCCAGAAGGCAGTCGTCGCCGCCGAGGTGATGGTGATGCCGCGCTCCTGTTCCTGGTCCATCCAGTCCATGGTGGCAGCGCCGTCATGCACCTCACCAATCTTGTGGGACACACCGGTGTAGAACAGAATGCGCTCGGTGGCCGTGGTTTTGCCGGCATCAATGTGCGCCATGATGCCAAAGTTGCGATAGCGCTCGAGCGGAGTCGTACGGGACACGAAAAGTACCTCTTAAATAAAGCGGCGGATTACCAGCGGAAGTGGGCGAAGGCCTTGTTGGCCTCGGCCATGCGGTGCGTGTCTTCACGCTTCTTGACAGCGGAACCACGACCTTCGGCGGCATCCGACAGCTCACCGGCCATCTTCTGGGCCATGGTCTTTTCACCACGCTTGCGGGCGGCCTCGATCAGCCAGCGCATGGCCAGCGACGAACGGCGCACCGGGCGCACTTCCACGGGCACCTGATAGGTGGCACCACCAACACGGCGGGACTTGACCTCGACCGACGGAGCGACGTTTTCCAGCGCCTTCTCGACGACGTCGACCGGGTGACCCTTGCCCTTGGACTCGATCATGTCCATCGCGTCGTACAGCAGACGCTCGGCAACGGCCTTCTTGCCGCTGAGCATGATCATGTTGATGAATTTAGCGACGGTTACGTTGCCGAATTTCGGATCCGGCAGAATCTCGCGCTTGGGGACTTCTCTTCTACGGGGCATGTCAAATCCTACCGTTGATTAGTTCTTCGGACGCTTGGCGCCGTACTTCGAACGACCCTGACGACGCTTCTCGACACCCTGGGTATCGAGGCTGCCGCGGACGACGTGGTAACGCACACCCGGGAGGTCCTTTACACGACCGCCACGGATCAGCACGACCGAGTGTTCCTGCAGGTTGTGACCCTCACCACCGATGTAGCCGGTGACCTCGTAGCCGGACGTCAGGCGCACACGGGCAACCTTACGCAGGGCCGAGTTCGGCTTCTTCGGGGTGGTGGTGTAAACGCGCGTGCATACGCCGCGACGCTGGGGGCAACGCTCCAGCGCCGGCACGCTGGTCTTTTCGACCGCACGCTTGCGCGGCTTACGCACTAGCTGATTAATAGTAGCCATGTATCCGTATTCTCCGACCAAAAACTAGCACGACGGGCCCAGTCGCCCGCCGTAAAGGGCAGTGATTCTAAGCAGTTGCCGCGTTGGTGTCAACGCGACATCATTCCTCGTTGCCGGTCTCCTCGCCGGCTGACTCAACCTCGGCGACTTCCGCCGGCGCACCGAACAGCTCGTTGGCCTGATCCAGTGCCGCGTGACGCTTCCGGCGGCGCTCCTCGTGGTGCGCCAGACCGGTACCCGCCGGGATGAGACGACCGACGATGACGTTCTCCTTGAGACCGCGCAGCTCGTCGCGACCGCCGCGGGTGGCGGCGTCCGTGAGCACGCGAGTGGTCTCCTGGAACGACGCCGCGGAGATGAACGACTCGGTGACCAAGGAGGCCTTGGTGATGCCGAGCAGCATCGGCTCGTACTTCGCCGGGAACTTGCCGTCCTTCTCGAGTGCCGCGTTCTCCTCGACCAGCCGCGCCTTGTCGACCTGATCGCCACGCAGGTAACCGGAGTCGCCCGATTCGCTGATCTCGACCTTGCGCAGCATCTGGCGAACGATCACCTCGATGTGCTTGTCGTCGATGCCAACGCCCTGCAGGCGATAGACGTCCTGGATCTCCTTGACGATGTAGTTCGCCAGGTCGGCAATACCGCGCAGTCGCAGGATGTCGTGCGGCGCGAGTTCGCCATCGGCGATGATCTCGCCCTTGTCGACATGCTCGCCCTCGAAGACGTTGATCACGCGGTACTTCGGAATCAGCTCCTCGTGCTGCTCGCCGTTCTCGTCGGTGATCACCAGGCGCTGCTTGCCCTTGGTCTCCTTGCCAAAGCTGACCGTACCGGTGTGCTCGGCCAGGATCGCCGGCTCTTTCGGCTTGCGTGCCTCGAAGAGGTCGGCGACGCGCGGCAGACCGCCGGTGATGTCGCGGGTCTTCTGCGATTCCTGCGGAATGCGCGCGACCACGTCACCCACCTGGACTTCCGCCCCGTCGGTGATACCGATGATCGCGCCGGCCGGCAGCACGTAGATCGCGGGGATCTCGGTGCCCGGCAGGTTGACGGCGTTGCCGTCGCGATCGACCAGGGCGATCGCCGGACGCAGATCCTTGGCGGTGCCGGAACGCTGCGACGGGTCGATAATGATCTGCGACGACAGACCGGTGATCTCGTCGGTCTCGGTCTTGACAGACTGGCCGTCGACGAAGTCCGAGAAGCGAGCGAAGCCTTCCACTTCACTGACGACCGGGTGCGTGTGCGGGTCCCAGTTCGCCAGCGTGGTGCCGGCCTCGACCTTGTCCCCGTCCTTGACGCGGATGACCGAGCCGTACGGCACCTTGTAGCGCTCACGCTCGCGGCCCTGCTCGTCGAGCATGCCGAGCTCGCCCGAGCGGGTGACCGCCACGAGATCGCCGTCACGGTTCTTGACCGTCTTGAGGTTGTGCAGGCGAACGCCGCCGGCGGCCTTGTTCTCCACCGAGCTGGCTGCCGCCGAACGCGACGCCGCACCACCGATGTGGAAGGTCCGCATGGTCAGCTGGGTGCCCGGCTCGCCGATGGACTGGGCGGCCATCACGCCGACCGCCTCGCCGAGGTTGACCGGCTCGCCGCGTGCCAGGTCGCGACCGTAGCACTGGGCGCAGACGCCGTGGCGTGCCTCACAGGTGATCGCGGAGCGTACCCACACTTCGTCGATGCCCGACTGTTCGATGCGAGCGACGGTCGCCTCGTCGATCAGCGTGCCCGCCGGCAGCAGAACTTCCTCGGTGCCCGGCACGACCAGATCCTTGGAAGTCACGCGACCCAGGATTCGGTTACCCAGGCCCTCGACCACGTCGCCACCTTCGATCACGGCGGTCATCTTCAGACCATCGCTAGTGGTGCCGCAGTCGTCGGAGGTCACCACCAGGTCCTGCGCCACGTCGACCAGGCGGCGGGTCAGGTAACCGGAGTTGGCGGTCTTCAGTGCGGTGTCGGCCAGACCCTTACGCGCCCCGTGGGTCGAGATGAAGTACTGCAGTACGTTCAGACCCTCGCGGAAGTTCGCGGTGATCGGCGTCTCGATGATCGAGCCGTCCGGCTTGGTCATCAGGCCGCGCATGCCGGCCAGCTGACGGATCTGCGCGGCGGAACCACGCGCACCGGAGTCGGCCATCATGAAGATCGCGTTGAACGAGTTCTGGGTGACGTCGTTGCCGTCCTTGTCCTTGACGGTGTGCGCGCCCAGCTGCTCCATCATCGAGCGGGAGATGGAGTCGTTGGCGCGCGACCAGATGTCGACCACCTTGTTGTAACGCTCCTTTTCGGTCACGAGACCCTGACCGTACTGGTCCTGGATCTCCTTGACCTCGGCCTCGGCGGCGGCCAGCTCGGTGTCCTTCGACTCCGGCACGATCATGTCGTCAGAGCAGATGGAGATGCCCGAGCGGGTCGCGTAGCGGAAGCCCATGTACATCAGCTGGTCGGCGAACACCACGGTGTCCTTCAGGCCGAGGTGACGGTAGACGTAGTTGAGCAGTGCCGAGATCGGCTTCTTGCCCATGTCCTTGTTGATCTGCTCGAAGGGAATGCCTTCCGGCACGATCCGGTAGAGCAGCGCACGGCCAACGGTGGTCTCGACGATCGCGGTCTTCGATTCGACCGTGCCGTCTTCTTCACGGGTCCAGTCGCGCAGACGAACGCGTACCAGCGCGCCGAGCTCGACCTGACCGTTGTCGTAGGCACGCTGCACTTCCTCGGAATCGGCGAAGATCATGCCTTCACCGCGTGCGTTCACCTTGGACCGGGTCATGTAGTAGATGCCCAGCACGATGTCCTGCGACGGCACGATGACCGGGTCGCCGGAGGCCGGCGACAGGACGTTGTTCGTCGACATCATCAGCGCGCGCGCTTCCGACTGCGCCTCGAGCGACAGCGGCACGTGCACGGCCATCTGGTCGCCGTCAAAGTC
This genomic interval carries:
- the rpoC gene encoding DNA-directed RNA polymerase subunit beta': MKELLNLMNHEVGEEDFDHIRISLASPEMIRSWSFGEVKKPETINYRTFKPERDGLFCAKIFGPVRDYECLCGKYKRLKHRGVVCEKCGVEVTLSKVRRERMGHIELACPVAHIWFLKSLPSRIGLLLDMTLRDIERVLYFEAFIVTEPGMTTLNKGDLLTDEMYIEALEQFGDEFEAGMGAESIQKLLKEINLDDEILKLRDELAETGSETKIKRITKRLKLLESFRASGNRPEWLVMTQLPVLPPDLRPLVPLDGGRFATSDLNDLYRRVINRNNRLKRLLEINAPDIILRNEKRMLQESVDSLLDNGRRGRAVTGTNKRPLKSLADMIKGKQGRFRQNLLGKRVDYSGRSVIVVGPTLRLHQCGLPKKMALELFKPFIFGKLHRRGLATTIKAAKKLVEREGAEVWDVLEEVIREHPVLLNRAPTLHRLGIQAFEPTLIEGKAIQLHPLVCSAYNADFDGDQMAVHVPLSLEAQSEARALMMSTNNVLSPASGDPVIVPSQDIVLGIYYMTRSKVNARGEGMIFADSEEVQRAYDNGQVELGALVRVRLRDWTREEDGTVESKTAIVETTVGRALLYRIVPEGIPFEQINKDMGKKPISALLNYVYRHLGLKDTVVFADQLMYMGFRYATRSGISICSDDMIVPESKDTELAAAEAEVKEIQDQYGQGLVTEKERYNKVVDIWSRANDSISRSMMEQLGAHTVKDKDGNDVTQNSFNAIFMMADSGARGSAAQIRQLAGMRGLMTKPDGSIIETPITANFREGLNVLQYFISTHGARKGLADTALKTANSGYLTRRLVDVAQDLVVTSDDCGTTSDGLKMTAVIEGGDVVEGLGNRILGRVTSKDLVVPGTEEVLLPAGTLIDEATVARIEQSGIDEVWVRSAITCEARHGVCAQCYGRDLARGEPVNLGEAVGVMAAQSIGEPGTQLTMRTFHIGGAASRSAAASSVENKAAGGVRLHNLKTVKNRDGDLVAVTRSGELGMLDEQGRERERYKVPYGSVIRVKDGDKVEAGTTLANWDPHTHPVVSEVEGFARFSDFVDGQSVKTETDEITGLSSQIIIDPSQRSGTAKDLRPAIALVDRDGNAVNLPGTEIPAIYVLPAGAIIGITDGAEVQVGDVVARIPQESQKTRDITGGLPRVADLFEARKPKEPAILAEHTGTVSFGKETKGKQRLVITDENGEQHEELIPKYRVINVFEGEHVDKGEIIADGELAPHDILRLRGIADLANYIVKEIQDVYRLQGVGIDDKHIEVIVRQMLRKVEISESGDSGYLRGDQVDKARLVEENAALEKDGKFPAKYEPMLLGITKASLVTESFISAASFQETTRVLTDAATRGGRDELRGLKENVIVGRLIPAGTGLAHHEERRRKRHAALDQANELFGAPAEVAEVESAGEETGNEE